DNA sequence from the Cupriavidus oxalaticus genome:
CTCGAACTGGTTCGGCTTGTCGCCCAGCACTGCCACGAATTCCTTCATGGCCGGCTCGACCAGGCCCGGGTGCGCCACCCAGCCGCCGTCGTAGCCGTCGGTGGCATCGCGGCGCTTGTCGCTGATGATGCCTTCCATGGCAATGGCGTTCTTCTCCGGATCGTTCTTGATCGGGATCAGCGCGCTCATGCCGCCGATGGCGGGGGCGCCGCGCGAGTGGCAGGTCTTCAGCAGCAGCAGCGCGTAGGCGCGCATGAACGGCGCGGTCATGGTGACCTTGGCGCGGTCGGCCAGGCAGAAGTCCTTGTCGTTCTTGAACTTCTTGATGCACGAGAAGATGTAGTCCCAGCGGCCGGCGTTCAGGCCGGCGCTGTGCTCGCGCAGTTCATACAGGATCTCTTCCATCTCGAACGCGGCGAGGATGGTCTCGATCAGCACGGTGGCCTTGATGGTGCCTTGCGGCAGGCCGATTTCGTTCTGCGCCATCACGAAGATGTCATTCCACAGGCGCGCTTCCAGATGGCTTTCCATCTTGGGCAGGTAGAAGAACGGGCCGGCGCCGCGGGCGATCTGCTCCTTCGCGTTATGGAACAGGAACAGCGCGAAGTCGAAGATGCCGCCCGAAACGCGCTTGCCGTCGATGGTGACGTGCTTCTCGTCCAGGTGCCAGCCGCGCGGACGCACCTGCAGCGTGGCGATCTTGTCGTTCAGCTTGTATTGCTTGCCCTTCGATTCCAGGGTCAGCGTGCGGCGCACGGCGGCCTTCAGGTTGACCTGGCCCTGCAGCTGGTTGTGCCAGTTGGGGGTGTTGGAATCCTCGAAGTCGGTCATGTAGCTGTCAGCGCCCGAGTTGAAGGCGTTGATCACCATCTTGGCTTCGACCGGGCCGGTGATTTCCACGCGGCGGCATTCCAGCGCCTTGGGCACCGGGGCGACCTTCCAGTCGCCTTCGCGGATGCTCTTGGTTTCCGGCAGGAAATCGGGGACTTCGCCGGCGTCCAGGCGCTTGGCGCGCTCGACGCGCGCGGCCAGCAGTTCCTGGCGGCGCGGCTCGAAGGCGCGGTGCAGCTTGTCTACCAGGGCCAGGGCTTCCGGCGTGAGGATATCTTCGTAGGCCGGCAGGATCTCGCCGGTAATCTTCATGCCCGCGGGCAGCGTGATAGCCATCAGTGTTCTCCTGTAAACGATAGCGATAACTTGGTTGAAGGGCGCCCTGCTATACCGCCACGCCACGGGCGCGGACGAATTCGAGCAGGTCGTTCATGTCGTGCCCGGTGCCGGAGGGGGCTACGTCGAGCCGCTCCGCCGGGTGGCCGGCACGGTTGATCCAGAAGGTGGTGTAGCCATACCAGGTGGCGCCGCATGCGTCCCAGCCGTTGGATGAGACGAACAGCATCTCCTGCGCGTCCAGCCCGAAAGCCAGCGGCCCCAGTGCATAGGCGGCGGGCGCAGTCTTGTACTGGCGCACCGCATCGACCGACAGCACATGGTCGAACAGGCCATGCATGCCGGCGCTCTTGACCGAGATATCGAGCATCTCGGCATTGCCGTTGGACAGGATGCCCAGCGGCAGCCCCGCGCGGCGCAGCCGCTTGAGCGCGCCCAGGTTTTCCGGGAAGGCCGACAGGCAGGCGTATTCCTTGAGCAGTTGGGCTTCAGTCGCTTCATCCAGCATCAAGCCCAGGCGCTCGGCGGCGTAGCGCAGCGCGTCCACGGTGATGGCCCAGAACGGCTTGTAGTGCGCGCCATCGTGCGCGGCCATGGTGCGGATGCGCGTGTAGTCGATCTGGCGGTCGCGCCACAGCAGCGCCAGCGCCTCGCCGCGGCCCGGGAACAGCTGTTCCGCGCGCGCGGTGACGGAATACACATCGAACAGCGTGCCGTAGGCATCGAAGACGACTGCGCGGATCTTGTTCATGGGGGCGCTGGCAACCTGTGTCTGCAAGGTGTGTCGGTGCCGGACCACAACTGCGTGGCCGTGTACACCGATGAATGCATCGCATTGTAGGGAGACGCTGCACTGCGGCAAAGGTGCCCCGGGTCACTTGATCTTTTACTTTTTGACCACTAATCTTGGCTGACTTAAACGATACTCCGCACTAAATCCTTGCGCATTGGCCGCTGGCAGCACGCTGCAACGCATCAGGCGTGACCGGGCCGGCACAAATCGCGCGAGTGCGTATTACTCGGGCACTACTCGGCGAACATTTGTGGACCATTTCAAACAGCTGGAGACTTTTGTATCCGTCGCCTCGCGCGGCAGCCTGTCGGCCGCAGCGGCGGCGGAAGGCGTGGCGCCGGCCATCATCGGGCGCCGCATCGATGCGCTGGAAGAGCGCCTGGGCGTCAAGTTGCTGGTACGTACCACGCGCAAGATCAGCCTGACCTTCGAAGGCTCGGCCTTCCTGGAGGACTGCCAGCGCATCCTGAACGACCTGCACAACGCCGAGGCCAGCGTCTCGGCCGGCGGCGTCAAGGCCAGCGGCCACCTGCGCGTGACCGCGCCGGCCGGCTACGGGCGCAAGCATGTGGCGCCGCTGGTGCCGCTGTTCATCGAATCCCATCCCGACGTCTCGATCACGCTGGACCTGTCCGACCGCGTGGTCGACCTGGTCAATGAAGGCTTCGACTGCGCGATCCGGCTGGGTGACCTGCCCGACTCCAGCCTGGTCTCGATCCGGCTGGCCGAGACCCGGCGCGTGGTGGTGGCCTCGCCCGACTACCTGGCCCGCGCCGGCCGCCCCAGCACGCCGGACGAACTGCAGCGGCACAACTGCCTGGCCTTTGGCGCCAGCGCCAACGTGCAGCGCGGCTGGGTATTCACGGAAGACGGCCGCTCGGTGACCGTCAAGGTCGGCGGCACCATGGAATGCAGCGACGGCGCGGTGCTGCACGAGTGGTGCCTGCAGGGCAACGGCCTGGCGTGGCGCTCGTGGTGGGAAGTCGGCAACGAAATCGCCAGCGGCCGGCTGGTCACGGTGCTGGACGGCTTCCAGGCGCCGCCGATCGGCATCCATGCGGTGTTCCCGCAGCGCAAGCACCTGCCGCTGCGGGTGCGGCTGTTTATCGACCACCTGAAGAACACCTACGGCAACCCGGCCTACTGGCGGCGGGCGGAGCAGGCGGCATCCGTGCCGGCGGCAACGGCGCTGGCAGGCTGACGGCCAGCGCAAGGGCTCCGGCTGGGACGCTTTTGTTGCAATTGATCTTGCACAATGCCGTACTCGGCACCCACTGACTACAATGGATTCAGACAGGCGCTTTCCACCGCCCCGGCATCGCCCCACCGGCGCCGGGCGGCCGCCCTGCCCCTTCCCTGGTCAGAAAAGGAGCCCCGCATGTTCCAACACATCCTGCTACCCACCGACGGCTCGGAACTCTCCAAGAAAGCCATCAACGGCGGGCTGGAACTCGCCAAGGCCATCGGCGCGCGCGTCACGGCCTATGTCTGCCTGGAAGAGTATCCCTACACCCCGTTCAGCGAAATCGTGGTCGAGGCGCCGCAGGCCTTCAAGGA
Encoded proteins:
- the aceB gene encoding malate synthase A, with amino-acid sequence MAITLPAGMKITGEILPAYEDILTPEALALVDKLHRAFEPRRQELLAARVERAKRLDAGEVPDFLPETKSIREGDWKVAPVPKALECRRVEITGPVEAKMVINAFNSGADSYMTDFEDSNTPNWHNQLQGQVNLKAAVRRTLTLESKGKQYKLNDKIATLQVRPRGWHLDEKHVTIDGKRVSGGIFDFALFLFHNAKEQIARGAGPFFYLPKMESHLEARLWNDIFVMAQNEIGLPQGTIKATVLIETILAAFEMEEILYELREHSAGLNAGRWDYIFSCIKKFKNDKDFCLADRAKVTMTAPFMRAYALLLLKTCHSRGAPAIGGMSALIPIKNDPEKNAIAMEGIISDKRRDATDGYDGGWVAHPGLVEPAMKEFVAVLGDKPNQFEKQRPDVQVKGADLLDFKPEAPITEYGLRMNINVGIHYLGAWLAGNGCVPIHNLMEDAATAEISRSQVWQWIRSPKGKLEDGTKVTAELVRKLIPEELAKVKELVGGDTTTYDRAAEIFEQMSTSEDFAEFLTLPLYEEV
- a CDS encoding haloacid dehalogenase type II, yielding MNKIRAVVFDAYGTLFDVYSVTARAEQLFPGRGEALALLWRDRQIDYTRIRTMAAHDGAHYKPFWAITVDALRYAAERLGLMLDEATEAQLLKEYACLSAFPENLGALKRLRRAGLPLGILSNGNAEMLDISVKSAGMHGLFDHVLSVDAVRQYKTAPAAYALGPLAFGLDAQEMLFVSSNGWDACGATWYGYTTFWINRAGHPAERLDVAPSGTGHDMNDLLEFVRARGVAV
- a CDS encoding LysR family transcriptional regulator; amino-acid sequence: MDHFKQLETFVSVASRGSLSAAAAAEGVAPAIIGRRIDALEERLGVKLLVRTTRKISLTFEGSAFLEDCQRILNDLHNAEASVSAGGVKASGHLRVTAPAGYGRKHVAPLVPLFIESHPDVSITLDLSDRVVDLVNEGFDCAIRLGDLPDSSLVSIRLAETRRVVVASPDYLARAGRPSTPDELQRHNCLAFGASANVQRGWVFTEDGRSVTVKVGGTMECSDGAVLHEWCLQGNGLAWRSWWEVGNEIASGRLVTVLDGFQAPPIGIHAVFPQRKHLPLRVRLFIDHLKNTYGNPAYWRRAEQAASVPAATALAG